One window of the Eschrichtius robustus isolate mEscRob2 chromosome 13, mEscRob2.pri, whole genome shotgun sequence genome contains the following:
- the PRPF40B gene encoding pre-mRNA-processing factor 40 homolog B isoform X4 yields the protein MMPPPGIPPPFPPMGLPPMSQRPPAIPPMPPGIMPPMLPPIGAPPPLTQIPGMVPPMMPGMLMPAVPVTAATAPGADTASSAVAGTGPPRALWSEHVAPDGRIYYYNADDKQSVWEKPSVLKSKAELLLSQCPWKEYKSDTGKPYYYNNQSKESRWTRPKDLDDLEALVKQEAAGKRQQPRTLQPQPPQPQPDPPPVPPGPTLVPTGLLEPEPGGSEDCDVSEAAQPLEQGFLQQPEEGPSSSAGQHQPPQQEEEESKPEPERSGLSWSNREKAKQAFKELLRDKAVPSNASWEQAMKMVVTDPRYSALPKLSEKKQAFNAYKAQREKEEKEEARLKAKEAKQTLQHFLEQHERMTSTTRYRRAEQTFGELEVWAVVPERDRKEVYDDVLFFLAKKEKEQAKQLRRRNIQALKSILDGMSSVNFQTTWSQAQQYLMDNPSFAQDHQLQNMDKEDALICFEEHIRALEREEEEERERARLRERRQQRKNREAFQTFLDELHETGQLHSMSTWMELYPAVSTDVRFANMLGQPGSTPLDLFKFYVEELKARFHDEKKIIKDILKDRGFCVEVNTAFEDFAHVISFDKRAAALDAGNIKLTFNSLLEKAEAREREREKEEARRLRRREAAFRSMLRQAVPAVELGTAWEEVRERFVCDSAFEQITLESERIRLFREFLQVLETECQHLHSKGRKHGRKGKKHHRKRSHSPSGSESEDEELPPPSLRPPRRRRRNPSESGSEPSSSLDSVESGGAALGGRGSPSSRLLLGSDHGLRKVKKPKKRTKKRRHKSNSPESETDPEEKAGKESDEKEPEQDKDRDLRRAELPNRSAGFGIKKEKTGWDTSESELSEGELERRRRTLLQQLDDHQ from the exons ATACCAGGAATGGTACCACCCATGATGCCAGGAATGCTGATGCCAGCGGTGCCCGTCACCGCAGCG ACGGCTCCAGGTGCGGACACCGCCAGCT CTGCTGTGGCTGGGACGGGCCCTCCG agggCCCTGTGGAGTGAGCATGTGGCCCCTGATGGGCGCATCTACTACTACAATGCTGACGACAAGCAGTCCGTGTGGGAGAAGCCCAGCGTGCTCAAGTCCAAGGCGGAG CTCCTGCTATCCCAGTGTCCCTGGAAAGAGTACAAGTCGGACACAGGCAAACCTTACTACTATAACAACCAGAGTAAGGAGTCCCGCTGGACCCGGCCCAAGGACCTGGATGACctggagg CTCTAGTCAAACAAGAGGCTGCAGG GAAACGGCAGCAGCCACGGACACTACAGCCTCAGCCTCCTCAGCCACAGCCTGACCCCCCACCTGTGCCACCTGGCCCCACCTTGGTGCCCACGGGCCTCCTAGAACCTGAGCCAGGTGGGAGTGAAGATTGCGATGTGTCAGAGGCTGCCCAGCCCCTGGAGCAGGGGTTCCTGCAGCAGCCGGAGGAGGGCCCCAGCAG TTCTGCTGGACAGCATCAGCCACCacagcaggaggaagaggaatcAAAGCCAGAACCGGAGAGGTCTGGCCTCAGTTGGAGCAATCGGGAGAAGGCAAAGCAGGCCTTCAAGGAGCTGCTGAGGGATAAG GCTGTCCCCTCCAATGCTTCGTGGGAACAGGCCATGAAGATGGTGGTCACCGACCCCCGTTACAG TGCCTTGCCCAAACTGAGTGAGAAAAAGCAGGCATTCAATGCCTACAAGGCGCAgcgggagaaggaggagaaggaagaggcccGGCTAAAAGCCAAGGAGGCCAAGCAGACCTTGCAGCATTTCTTGGAGCAGCATGAGCGCATGACCTCCACCACCCGCTACCG GCGGGCAGAACAGACCTTTGGGGAGCTGGAGGTCTGGGCTGTGGTCCCCGAGAGGGATCGAAAAGAGGTTTATGATGATGTCCTTTTCTTCCTGGCCAAGAAGGAGAAG GAACAGGCCAAGCAGCTCCGGCGCCGCAACATCCAGGCCCTGAAGAGCATCCTGGATGGGATGAGTAGCGTCAACTTCCAAACCACATGGTCCCAGGCCCAGCAGTACCTCATGGATAACCCCAGCTTTGCTCAGGACCATCAGCTGCAGA ACATGGACAAGGAAGATGCGCTGATCTGCTTTGAGGAGCACATCCGTGCtttggagagggaggaggaggaggagcgggaGAGGGCCCGGCTTCGGGAGCGGCGCCAGCAGCGCAAGAACCGGGAGGCCTTTCAG ACCTTCCTGGATGAGCTGCACGAGACAGGGCAGCTGCACTCTATGTCCACCTGGATGGAGCTGTACCCAGCAGTCAGCACTGATGTCCGCTTTGCCAACATGCTGGGCCAGCCGG GCTCCACCCCTCTGGACTTATTCAAGTTCTATGTGGAGGAGTTGAAGGCACGATTCCATGATGAGAAGAAGATCATTAAGGACATCCTTAAG GACCGGGGCTTCTGCGTGGAGGTGAACACAGCCTTTGAGGACTTCGCCCACGTCATAAGCTTTGACAAGAGGGCTGCTGCGCTGGATGCAGGCAACATCAAGCTGACTTTCAATAGT CTGCTGGAGAAAGCAGAGGCACGGGAGAGAGAGCGGGAGAAGGAGGAGGCACGAAGGCTGCGGCGCAGAGAAGCTGCCTTTCGAAGCATGCTGAGGCAGGCTGTGCCTGCTGTGGAGCTGGGCACTGCCTGGGAAGAG GTCCGTGAGCGCTTTGTGTGCGACTCAGCCTTTGAGCAGATCACCCTGGAGTCGGAGCGGATCCGGCTCTTCCGGGAGTTCCTGCAGGTACTGGAG ACTGAATGCCAGCACCTCCACAGCAAAGGCCGGAAACATGGCAGAAAGGGCAAGAAGCACCATCGCAAGCGTTCCCACTCGCCCTCA GGCTCTGAGTCAGAAGATGAGGAGCTGCCCCCACCATCTCTCCGGCCCCCCAGGCGGAGGCGGCGGAACCCCTCGGAGTCAGGCTCTGAGCCCTCTTCCTCACTTGATTCTGTTGAAAGTGGGGGTGCTGCCCTTGGGGGACGGGGTTCCCCATCCTCCCGCCTTCTCCTTGGATCAG ATCATGGCCTTCGGAAAGTCAAGAAACCAAAAAAGAGAACTAAGAAGAGAAGACACAAGTCG AACAGTCCTGAGAGCGAGACAGACCCTGAGGAGAAAGCGGGCAAGGAGAGTGATGAGAAAGAACCAGAGCAGGACAAGGACAGGGACCTCCGGCGGGCAGAGCTCCCTAACCGCTCCGCAGGCTTTGGAATCAAGAAGGAGAAG ACGGGCTGGGACACGTCGGAAAGCGAGCTGAGCGAGGGTGAGCTGGAAAGACGGCGGCGGACGCTCCTGCAGCAGCTGGATGACCACCAGTGA
- the PRPF40B gene encoding pre-mRNA-processing factor 40 homolog B isoform X6 produces the protein MSVPDSGPRPPAAPAPFPPGPPMMPPPFMPPPGIPPPFPPMGLPPMSQRPPAIPPMPPGIMPPMLPPIGAPPPLTQIPGMVPPMMPGMLMPAVPVTAATAPGADTASSAVAGTGPPRALWSEHVAPDGRIYYYNADDKQSVWEKPSVLKSKAELLLSQCPWKEYKSDTGKPYYYNNQSKESRWTRPKDLDDLEALVKQEAAGKRQQPRTLQPQPPQPQPDPPPVPPGPTLVPTGLLEPEPGGSEDCDVSEAAQPLEQGFLQQPEEGPSSSAGQHQPPQQEEEESKPEPERSGLSWSNREKAKQAFKELLRDKAVPSNASWEQAMKMVVTDPRYSALPKLSEKKQAFNAYKAQREKEEKEEARLKAKEAKQTLQHFLEQHERMTSTTRYRRAEQTFGELEVWAVVPERDRKEVYDDVLFFLAKKEKEQAKQLRRRNIQALKSILDGMSSVNFQTTWSQAQQYLMDNPSFAQDHQLQNMDKEDALICFEEHIRALEREEEEERERARLRERRQQRKNREAFQTFLDELHETGQLHSMSTWMELYPAVSTDVRFANMLGQPGSTPLDLFKFYVEELKARFHDEKKIIKDILKLLEKAEAREREREKEEARRLRRREAAFRSMLRQAVPAVELGTAWEEVRERFVCDSAFEQITLESERIRLFREFLQVLETECQHLHSKGRKHGRKGKKHHRKRSHSPSGSESEDEELPPPSLRPPRRRRRNPSESGSEPSSSLDSVESGGAALGGRGSPSSRLLLGSDHGLRKVKKPKKRTKKRRHKSNSPESETDPEEKAGKESDEKEPEQDKDRDLRRAELPNRSAGFGIKKEKTGWDTSESELSEGELERRRRTLLQQLDDHQ, from the exons ATACCAGGAATGGTACCACCCATGATGCCAGGAATGCTGATGCCAGCGGTGCCCGTCACCGCAGCG ACGGCTCCAGGTGCGGACACCGCCAGCT CTGCTGTGGCTGGGACGGGCCCTCCG agggCCCTGTGGAGTGAGCATGTGGCCCCTGATGGGCGCATCTACTACTACAATGCTGACGACAAGCAGTCCGTGTGGGAGAAGCCCAGCGTGCTCAAGTCCAAGGCGGAG CTCCTGCTATCCCAGTGTCCCTGGAAAGAGTACAAGTCGGACACAGGCAAACCTTACTACTATAACAACCAGAGTAAGGAGTCCCGCTGGACCCGGCCCAAGGACCTGGATGACctggagg CTCTAGTCAAACAAGAGGCTGCAGG GAAACGGCAGCAGCCACGGACACTACAGCCTCAGCCTCCTCAGCCACAGCCTGACCCCCCACCTGTGCCACCTGGCCCCACCTTGGTGCCCACGGGCCTCCTAGAACCTGAGCCAGGTGGGAGTGAAGATTGCGATGTGTCAGAGGCTGCCCAGCCCCTGGAGCAGGGGTTCCTGCAGCAGCCGGAGGAGGGCCCCAGCAG TTCTGCTGGACAGCATCAGCCACCacagcaggaggaagaggaatcAAAGCCAGAACCGGAGAGGTCTGGCCTCAGTTGGAGCAATCGGGAGAAGGCAAAGCAGGCCTTCAAGGAGCTGCTGAGGGATAAG GCTGTCCCCTCCAATGCTTCGTGGGAACAGGCCATGAAGATGGTGGTCACCGACCCCCGTTACAG TGCCTTGCCCAAACTGAGTGAGAAAAAGCAGGCATTCAATGCCTACAAGGCGCAgcgggagaaggaggagaaggaagaggcccGGCTAAAAGCCAAGGAGGCCAAGCAGACCTTGCAGCATTTCTTGGAGCAGCATGAGCGCATGACCTCCACCACCCGCTACCG GCGGGCAGAACAGACCTTTGGGGAGCTGGAGGTCTGGGCTGTGGTCCCCGAGAGGGATCGAAAAGAGGTTTATGATGATGTCCTTTTCTTCCTGGCCAAGAAGGAGAAG GAACAGGCCAAGCAGCTCCGGCGCCGCAACATCCAGGCCCTGAAGAGCATCCTGGATGGGATGAGTAGCGTCAACTTCCAAACCACATGGTCCCAGGCCCAGCAGTACCTCATGGATAACCCCAGCTTTGCTCAGGACCATCAGCTGCAGA ACATGGACAAGGAAGATGCGCTGATCTGCTTTGAGGAGCACATCCGTGCtttggagagggaggaggaggaggagcgggaGAGGGCCCGGCTTCGGGAGCGGCGCCAGCAGCGCAAGAACCGGGAGGCCTTTCAG ACCTTCCTGGATGAGCTGCACGAGACAGGGCAGCTGCACTCTATGTCCACCTGGATGGAGCTGTACCCAGCAGTCAGCACTGATGTCCGCTTTGCCAACATGCTGGGCCAGCCGG GCTCCACCCCTCTGGACTTATTCAAGTTCTATGTGGAGGAGTTGAAGGCACGATTCCATGATGAGAAGAAGATCATTAAGGACATCCTTAAG CTGCTGGAGAAAGCAGAGGCACGGGAGAGAGAGCGGGAGAAGGAGGAGGCACGAAGGCTGCGGCGCAGAGAAGCTGCCTTTCGAAGCATGCTGAGGCAGGCTGTGCCTGCTGTGGAGCTGGGCACTGCCTGGGAAGAG GTCCGTGAGCGCTTTGTGTGCGACTCAGCCTTTGAGCAGATCACCCTGGAGTCGGAGCGGATCCGGCTCTTCCGGGAGTTCCTGCAGGTACTGGAG ACTGAATGCCAGCACCTCCACAGCAAAGGCCGGAAACATGGCAGAAAGGGCAAGAAGCACCATCGCAAGCGTTCCCACTCGCCCTCA GGCTCTGAGTCAGAAGATGAGGAGCTGCCCCCACCATCTCTCCGGCCCCCCAGGCGGAGGCGGCGGAACCCCTCGGAGTCAGGCTCTGAGCCCTCTTCCTCACTTGATTCTGTTGAAAGTGGGGGTGCTGCCCTTGGGGGACGGGGTTCCCCATCCTCCCGCCTTCTCCTTGGATCAG ATCATGGCCTTCGGAAAGTCAAGAAACCAAAAAAGAGAACTAAGAAGAGAAGACACAAGTCG AACAGTCCTGAGAGCGAGACAGACCCTGAGGAGAAAGCGGGCAAGGAGAGTGATGAGAAAGAACCAGAGCAGGACAAGGACAGGGACCTCCGGCGGGCAGAGCTCCCTAACCGCTCCGCAGGCTTTGGAATCAAGAAGGAGAAG ACGGGCTGGGACACGTCGGAAAGCGAGCTGAGCGAGGGTGAGCTGGAAAGACGGCGGCGGACGCTCCTGCAGCAGCTGGATGACCACCAGTGA